One Salvelinus sp. IW2-2015 unplaced genomic scaffold, ASM291031v2 Un_scaffold1309, whole genome shotgun sequence DNA segment encodes these proteins:
- the LOC139024292 gene encoding 1-phosphatidylinositol 4,5-bisphosphate phosphodiesterase eta-1-like, producing the protein MFQEADSDDQQGTLTFEEFSVFYKMMSLRRDLYLLLMGYSDRKDHLTADELANFLLNEQKMVNVTRVLSGCHRKFELSEENKTERHSGLQAAVSEIAACLRSLVVL; encoded by the exons ATGTTCCAG GAAGCGGACTCGGATGACCAACAGGGCACGTTGACGTTTGAAGAGTTCAGTGTGTTTTATAAGATGATGTCACTGCGGCGGGACCTGTATCTGCTGCTCATGGGATACAGCGACAGGAAGGACCACCTGACTGCTGACGAGCTGGCCAACTTCCTGCTCAACGAACAGAAG atgGTGAATGTGACTCGAGTACTGTCTGGATGTCATCGAAAGTTTGAGCTGTCTGAAGAGAACAAAACAGAAAGGCATTCTGGATTGCAGG CTGCCGTGTCTGAGATCGCTGCGTGTCTGAGATCGCTTGTGGTGCTCTGA